From Methanocella paludicola SANAE, a single genomic window includes:
- a CDS encoding metallophosphoesterase gives MESILLFSDIHADIGALDAILRLSQSGDFVDRYGPVSLTINMGDVLERGHGPGQVVERLESISGLESILGNHDEAFLGRIPVSGSDAESERAHEEYRATGRYESFFRGMGKYYVNTKERLYVVHGGPIDPCAITPEGAEGIEAWLYTQPWQRISFSGERYVDASGYHYLPEDAFDAVRPQLGTGFLIVCGHEHEEAAYVQKGGAVENVLGKLERSTVYLGGREVRETKLALEEDACYLARLGMAGPEGYGEYVDDRRYFGVYSTKGGRALYLLCFGR, from the coding sequence ATGGAGTCCATCCTGCTCTTCTCGGACATTCACGCCGACATAGGCGCCCTCGACGCCATCCTCCGGCTTTCGCAAAGCGGCGATTTCGTCGACCGGTATGGCCCCGTGTCCCTGACCATCAACATGGGCGACGTGCTGGAGAGGGGCCATGGCCCGGGACAGGTCGTCGAACGCCTGGAGAGCATAAGCGGCCTGGAGTCCATCCTGGGGAACCACGACGAGGCCTTCCTCGGCCGGATACCCGTGTCCGGGAGCGATGCAGAGAGCGAGCGTGCCCACGAGGAGTACCGCGCTACGGGCCGGTATGAGAGCTTTTTCCGGGGCATGGGCAAGTACTACGTGAACACGAAGGAGAGGCTGTACGTCGTCCACGGCGGCCCCATCGACCCGTGCGCCATCACGCCAGAGGGCGCGGAGGGCATCGAGGCCTGGCTGTACACTCAGCCCTGGCAGCGGATCTCGTTCTCCGGGGAGCGGTACGTGGACGCCAGCGGGTACCATTATTTGCCCGAGGACGCGTTCGACGCGGTGAGGCCTCAGCTCGGCACGGGGTTCCTCATCGTCTGCGGCCACGAGCACGAGGAGGCGGCATACGTACAGAAGGGCGGGGCCGTCGAGAACGTGCTGGGAAAGCTCGAGAGGTCTACCGTATATCTCGGCGGCAGGGAAGTGCGCGAGACAAAGCTCGCGCTGGAGGAGGACGCCTGCTACCTGGCCAGGCTCGGCATGGCCGGGCCCGAGGGCTACGGCGAGTACGTGGATGACAGGCGCTACTTCGGAGTCTATTCAACGAAGGGCGGGCGGGCGCTGTACCTGCTCTGTTTCGGGAGGTGA